Below is a window of Flavobacterium cyclinae DNA.
AATAAGAAAAAATCTTATAAAAAACCCTCTGATAAATCAAAGGGTAAGTTATTTATTTTTTTAACCAATTGTTTACAAAATCACAATCTTTGTAATCATCCGAAATTTTAATATACGTTTCATTAATTTTTTCTTCAGTCCATTTTGCAATTTCTTTAACCTGTTTATCTCTTAATGCTAATTCTTTGATTTTAATATAATCTCTTGAAAAATCAGCTTGATGCTCTTCAATTCTATTGTTTACTGTAATAATTTTATAAAACTTACCCACTCCTCTTTCTTCGTCTAAAATAGGTAATGAAATCTCGTTATCTTTCAAACTAGATACTTGAGCATATAATGTTGGGTCCATTTTTGTTAATTCAAATCTTGGTTCCATTGTTCTTGGATTCAAAAGAACACCACCATTATTTCTAGTTTCTTTTTGATCAGAAGAAGATTTAGCCGCATCAGCAAATGTAATTTCGTTATTTACAATTTTACTTCTGATTTGCTCTATTTTTTCTTTTGCATCTTTCATTGCTTGTGGTGATACTTTAGGAGCAATTAAAATATGACGTAACTCAACTTCTTGACCTTTAATTTTTTCAATTTTGATAATATGATACCCAAATTCCGTTTCAAATGGATCAGAAATTTCACCTTCGGCTAAACTGAAGGCCACATCTTTAAATTCTTTAACAAAGGCTGTTTTACGATTCATTTTATAAAACCCTCCATTAGAACTTGACCCTGGATCTTCAGAAAACAAAACCGCTTTACTAAAAAAACTTGAGCCGTTTAAAACATCTTGTTTGATTTCGTTCAATTTATCAATTACTCTTTTCTTTTCTTCTTCAGTAATCACTGGCTTTACAACAATTTGTGCTACTTCCATTTCGGCACCAAATGTTGGAATCTCATCTTTAGGAATTGAGTTAAAAAAAGTTCTAACTTCTTCTGGAGTTATGGTAACTCCTTCAACAATCTTATTTCGCATTTGAGAAGTAAGTTTGTTCATTTTTACAGCATCAAAAAAGTGACTTCTTAATTCATCAACATTTTTTTTGTTATAATATTTTACTACTTTATCAATTGAACCAATTTGTTCCACAGCAGCATCTAATTGCTCATTTAAAAACGAGTTTACTTCAGCATCTGTAACAACAATACTATCTTGAATGGCTTGGTGCGCATATAATTTATCCTCTAATTGCTTACCAAATAATTCGCAACGTGTAATTTGACTTACATCAACTCCTTGAGCCTTTAATGTAATATAATCTAAATCGATATCCGAATCTAAAACTACATAATCACCTACAACAGCAACCACACCATCAACTTTTACTTTTTTAGGCTGAGCAATCATCAAACTTGATGTTAAAAAAAGCAGGGTTATAAATATTCTATTCTTAATAAATTTCATAATAATTATCTTTGATTGCATCATTAGTAATCTCTTTTTCTAATTTGTTAATTAATATTAGTTTTCTATTGTTTATAATAATTTGTTTGATAGTTGGTTTCAAAAATTCTAAAGGTGTAGCACTGTCTTTTGGCAACACTTTATTAACTTTTACCAACCAAATTGTTGTTGAATCTGGGTATTGAAAATTCATACCACTAGCAATATATTTATGTTTATTTTCTAAATTAATAAACGGAACTTTTTCAAAAACTTGATTAATATCTACCCAAATGGAATCATTAAACGCATAGCTTTTAAACTTTACAGCCATTTGTTCAAGCTCTTTTTTATCTTTCGCAGTAAAGGAACTAAACTTTGATTTAATTTTTGCAAATTTTGGATTTTCTTTAACTAAATTAATATATCTAAGCTTAACTAACTCATTAGAATTTTTAAAATATTGCTTGTTGTTATTGTAATATTCTTCAATTTCTTTTTCAGTAACTACTGTATCAATTTGTCTAATTACTAAATTTTCTAAGTAGGCTTTTGTATATAAATCAACTTTGTATTGCTGTATTAAAACATTGTATTCGTCAATTTTATCTTTTCCAATATTTTTTTCTGCCGCTTCAAAAAGTATTTTTTGGGTAGCCCATCTTTCAATAAATGACTTTACAATAGCTATACTATCTTGTTTAGAAGTTCCTTTTGGCACTAAACTTAGAATATCAGACTCAAAAAGAAAGCTTTCACCAACTCGCGCAATAGCTTTAGGCTTTCTTGGTGCTTTAAAATAATCACACGAAGTAAGCATAAGTGAAAGAAAAACAATTTGAATCCAATATCGCATTTTAGTTCTTTAATTGATTTTTAACTTTAGAAAACACTTCTTGATTGATATGTATTGAAAATTCTTTTTTCAATTCATCAACCCAATGATTTTCTAGATATTGCTGATAATCACTAATAACTTTACCTCTACATTCTGAAAGCTCTTTAGCTCCAGCTGGTTTTTCATCAATAATGTTTAGTACAAAATAATATTTGTCTTTAGAAACAATTGAGGTAACTCCTTTTGATACATTTTGATATTGAGTCAACACATCATAATCTTCCTCATACAAACCTGATTTAGACATAATATTAACTTTTCCGTCTTTATTTAATTGCTCTTTGATGTAATCTAACGATTTTCCTTTTTTCAAATATTTTTGAGCTTTTTCAATAATTTTCGCATCAGTTGAAGATAAAATATCCACATTGTATCGTTTTTTCCACTGATAGTTACTGATGTTGTTTTTGAAAAATTCATTTAAGCCAATGGTATCATTTTTAGCACGATTCCAAATTTCTTTTTCCATTAAATCAAACAACAATAATCCATCTCGATATTCCTCCATAATGTTTTTAAAATCTGGAAATTCGTTTTCTAAATTTTCATTGTAGTAAGCAATCAATTGTTCGTCAATAAACTTTTCAAAAAGCTCATCAACCAATCTAGAAATTGGTTTTGTTTTTATATTTGATTTTTGCTTACCAATAATAAAATCTATGAATTGATTTGCATTTAATTTTTTATCTTTATTAATGGTTAAAACAACTCCTTTTATGGCTTTTGTTTTTTCATTTACATCCCAAGTTTGAGCATAAAACTCATCGGTAACAACTGCTTTTATTTTAACCAAAATCTTTACATCTTTCAATATAGAATATTTACTTCTTAATTTTTTCGCTAGTGAATTTGTTATCAATAAAGAACGCTCATCTTTTCTGATTTTTTCCTCCAATTCTGTCTTCATCTCATCATATGTACGAACAGGATGTTTATCAATCAATTTTACGATGTGCCATCCAAATTGAGTCTCAAAAGGTTTCGAAATTTGTTTTTTATCTTTCAATTCGAATGCAACATTTTCAAATTCTTCAGAACTTAATTGCCCCGAACCAAAACGCTGTAAAACGCCACCTTTTGGAGCTGATGATTTGTCTTCAGAAAACTGTTGTGCAAGAGTTTCAAAAGACTCTCCTTGTTGAATTTTTTGATAAATATCTTCTATAGTTGATTTTGCTTTTGCATTTTGTGCTTCATCCGTATTTTTAAGAATCATTATATGAGCAACTGTTACTTCTCCTCTATTAATTCTTTTATCAACCACTTTTACGATATGATATCCAAAACGAGTACGAAATGGTTTTGACACTTGACCAACATTCGTTTTATAAGCTGCATTTTCAAACGGATATACCATTCTAAATGCCGAAAAATAACCTAAATCGCCATTGTTATCTTTTACAGATGGATCTTCAGAAGTTTGTTTTGCAACGGTAACAAAATCTTCTCCAGCATCTAATCTTCGTTTTATATCTACTATTTTATTATACGCTTTTAAAGTATCTTCTGGAGTTGCTCCTTCATCTAATAAAACTAAAATGTGCGATGCTCTTATTTCTTGTTGTAATCTATCATAAGCTTCTTTTACTAATTCATTAGTAACTTTTGAATCGTTTACATAATTCTTAGAAAGCTGATTTCTATATGATTTTAATTCGTTTTGATAATTGGTACCATATTGTAACCCAACTTTATTAGCTTTTTGAACTTTTAATTTATATCCCAAAAACAATTCTAAATACTTGTCTAAATCTTTTTGAGAATCATCTTTTACTAGATCTAAATTCTTGTTGTAAACTCTAATAAATTCATCTGTATAATAAGGATTATCATCAATTGTAAATAAAACATCCTTAGTTTGAGCTATTAAAAAATACGGTGCTATTAAGAAAACAAAAATAAGTATTCGACTAATTTTCATAATTATTTATACATTTTAGATTGTAATCGACAAAAATAACAATTCGCCACTATTTCACAACATTTATAACCTACTATTAACAGAAAATTCTGCAAAAAAAGTTACTTTTGCACAAAATTTTGAATAATGAGTTTTAAAGAAGAAATAGCAAGAAGACGAACTTTTGGAATTATCTCCCATCCTGATGCCGGAAAAACCACTTTAACTGAAAAATTATTGTTGTTTGGAGGTGCTATTCAAGAAGCTGGAGCGGTAAAAAGTAACAAAATTAAAAAAGGGGCTACTTCCGATTTCATGGAAATTGAAAGACAAAGAGGGATCTCGGTAGCAACTTCTGTCTTAGCTTTTAATTATAAAAACAAAAAAATCAACATCTTAGATACGCCAGGTCACAAAGACTTTGCAGAAGATACGTTTAGAACTTTAACAGCTGTTGATAGTGTAATCGTAGTTATCGATGTTGCAAAAGGGGTTGAGGAACAAACCGAAAAATTAGTGGAAGTTTGTAGAATGCGAAACATTCCAATGATTGTTTTCATTAACAAATTAGACCGTGAAGGTAAAGATGCTTTCGATTTGATGGATGAAGTAGAGAAAAAACTAAAACTTCGTGTAACACCATTAAGTTTTCCTATTGGAATGGGATACGATTTTCAAGGAATTTATAACATTTGGGAAAAGAACATCAATCTTTTTGAAGGTGATAGTCGAAAAAACATTGAAGAAACGATTGCTTTTAACGACATCAACAGCCCGGAACTAGAAGGAATTATTGGAGAAAAACCAGCAACTCGATTAAGAGAAGAATTAGAATTAATAGACGAAGTATATCCGCCTTTTGATAGAGAGGAATATTTAGCTGGAGATTTACAACCGGTTTTCTTTGGTTCAGCTTTGAATAATTTTGGAGTTCGTGAATTATTAGATTGTTTTATAGAAATTGCGCCAACACCAAGAGCAAAAGAATCTGACACTAGATTGGTACAACCTGATGAAACTAAATTCAGTGGATTTGTATTTAAAATTCACGCCAACATGGATCCAAAACACCGTGATCGTTTGGCTTTCGTTAAAATTGTTTCGGGAACATTTGAAAAAAACAAACCGTATTTACATGTAAGACACGGAAAAAACATGAAATTCTCGAGTCCGAATGCATTTTTTGCTGAGAAAAAAGAGATTGTTGATATTTCTTATCCAGGGGACATTGTAGGATTACATGATACTGGGAATTTTAAAATTGGTGACACATTAACCGAAGGAGAACAAATGAACTTCCAAGGAATCCCAAGTTTCTCACCAGAACATTTTAGATACATCAACAACGCTGATCCTTTAAAATCAAAACAGTTAGAAAAAGGAATTGACCAATTAATGGACGAAGGGGTTGCCCAATTATTTACTTTAGAAATGAACGGAAGAAAAGTAATTGGAACGGTGGGAGCGCTTCAATACGAAGTTATCCAATACCGTTTAGAGCATGAATATGGTGCAAAATGTACGTATGAAAACTTCCCTGCTTTTAAAGCGTGTTGGGTAAAACCACAAGATGCTAAAAACGAAGAATTTGCAGAATTCAAACGTGTAAAGCAAAAATTCTTAGGGCATGACAAATACGGGCAATTAGTATTTTTAGCGGATAGTGATTTCTCTATCCAAATGACCCAACAAAAATATCCAACAGTAGAATTATTCTTTACTTCGGATTATCAGAAGAGATAAATACAAAGCCATTTCGTTTGAAATGGCTTGTTTTTTTTTATTTATGTCTTCTTTGCTCTCTTGCTAACAATGTGTTTTTCAACAACATTGCAATGGTCATAGGTCCTACTCCACCAGGTACAGGCGTGATGAATGAAGCTTTTTTAGATACATTTTCGTAATCTACGTCACCTACAATTCTATATCCTTTTTCAGTAGTTTCGTCTTCTACTCTTGTAATTCCTACGTCGATTACTACTACATCGTCTTTTACCATTTCTGCTTTTAAGAAATTAGGAACTCCTAATGCTGATATAATGATATCGGCTTGTGACGTTATTTGGTTAATGTTTTTTGAATGACTGTGCGTAACAGTTACGGTTGAATTTCCTGGAAATCCTTTTCTTCCCATTAAAATTCCCATAGGTCTACCTACGATATGACTTCTTCCGATAACTACAGTGTGTTTACCATCAGTTGGTACATTATATCGCTCTAATAATTCTAAAATTCCGAATGGTGTTGCCGGAATAAAAGTAGACATATCTAAAGCCATTTTTCCAAAATTTTCAGGATGAAAACCATCTACATCTTTACTTGGATCAATAGCTTCAATGATTTTTTGAGTATCGATTTGTTTTGGTAACGGCAACTGAACAATGAATCCATCAATATCGTCATTCTCATTCAATTCTTTGATTTTTTTCAACAATTCTGTTTCCGAAGTTGTGCTAGGCATTTTAATCAAAGTCGATTCAAAACCTACACGCTCGCAAGATTTTACTTTGCTTCCTACATATGTTAAACTTGCTCCATCGTTACCTACAATGATAGCTGCTAAATGAGGTACTTTCTCACCTTTGGCTTTCATTTGAGCTACTTCAGCAGCGATCTCATTTTTAATATCTTCCGATACTTTTTTTCCGTCTAATAATTGCATTTGTTTTTTGTTTGTTGTGTTGTTTTATATGTTATAAAAAAGACGCGATGAATCGCGTCTTTACAGATTATCTCATGCCTTTCATTCCGCCCATGGCTTTCATCAGGTTTTTACCTGCACCACCTTGCATCATTTTCATCATTTTGCTCATTTGGTCGAATTGTTTCATCAATTGGTTCACTTCCTCAATTTTTCTACCAGAACCTTTTGCAATTCTATTTTTACGTTTTACATCAATGATTGAAGGCTTGCTTCTTTCTGCTGGCGTCATTGAGTGAATAATGGCTTCAATATGTTTGAAAGCATCATCTTGAATTTCAACATCTTTTAATGCTTTTCCAGCACCTGGAATCATTCCAACAAGGTCTTTCATGTTCCCCATTTTCTTGATTTGTTGAATTTGCACTAAGAAATCGTCAAAACCAAATTCGTTTTTAGCAATTTTCTTTTGTAATTTTCTTGCTTCCTCTTCGTCGTATTGCTCTTGTGCTCTTTCTACTAAGGAAACCACGTCTCCCATTCCCAAGATACGATCTGCCATACGAGAAGGATAAAACACATCGATAGCTTCCATTTTTTCACCAGTACCGATGAATTTAATTGGTTTATCTACTACCGATTTAATTGAAATTGCCGCTCCACCACGCGTATCACCATCTAACTTTGTTAAGATAACTCCGTCAAAATTCAATCTATCGTTGAACGCTTTTGCAGTGTTTACCGCATCTTGTCCGGTCATTGCATCCACCACAAATAAGGTTTCTTGTGGTTGAATTGCTTTGTGAACATTAGCGATTTCGTTCATCATTTCTTCATCCACAGCCAAACGACCAGCGGTATCGATGATGACAACGTTGAAACCATTTGCTTTTGCATGTTTGATGGCGTTTTGAGCAATTTCAACAGGATTTTTATTTTCTGGTTCTGAATAAACTTCAACCCCAATTTGTCCACCCACTACATGCAACTGATTAATTGCTGCAGGACGATAGATATCACAAGCCACCAATAAAGGTTTTTTGCTTTTTTTAGTTTTTAAAAAGTTAGCTAATTTTCCAGAAAAAGTAGTTTTACCAGAACCTTGTAAACCCGACATTAAAATCACAGAAGGATTTCCAGAAAGATTAATTCCTGCAGCATCACCACCCATTAATTCGGTTAACTCGTCTTTAACGATTTTAACCATTAATTGTCCTGGTTGTAATGTAGTTAATACGTTTTCACCAATAGCTTTTTCTTTTACTCTTGTGGTAAAATCTTTAGCAATTTTAAAATTTACGTCGGCATCTAATAAAGCTCTACGAACTTCTTTAAGAGTATCAGCAACGTTAACATCGGTGATTTTACCGTGTCCTTTTAATATATGAAACGCTTTATCTAACTTATCGCTTAAATTATCAAACATGATTCTGATTTTGTTTAATGAAGTGCAAAGATAAGATAAAGTTATAAAGTCGCAAAGTAGTATTTAGAGATTGTATAAAATAGTTTACTTGTTGAAATTGAATAAATGACAAGTTCATAAATGTAACAAAAAAGCAACTGATTAGACTTATTAATTAAAAATTAATGCTATGATTTTAACTACTACAAATTCTATAGATGGTTTTACAATTGCTGAGTACAGAGGAATTGTTTCGGGTACAGCTGTAAATGTTCAAAAAATGAAAATGACATTTAATATGCAAAAATATTATGCTGGAGTTAGCGAAAGTATTTCAGAAGTTAAAGAACAAGCTTTAGAACAACTTAAAGTAAATGCTGAAAAATTAAATGCAAATGCTGTTGTTGGAATTCAGGTTGATATTGAACTTACAGCTACTAATTATGTAGCCATTTCAGTAACCGGAACCGCAGTAAGTATCATCAAAAAAATGAATTAAAATTGAAATAAAATTTAAAAAGCCAGCTAAAAAGCTGGCTTACTTATAATTTAAAAATTGTTAAATTTTTTCAAAGGTTAGGTAATCTGTTCCTCCGTTACCGCCGCTAACATCAACTAATTCAATTTTAGTTGGGGTGTAACTAATAATATCCCAATCATCTGACAAATCATCTACAAAAGTAGCTGGTGCAGGTGTTGTAAATAAAATATTAAAATCTAAATCATTACTTGGACTATCATCGGTACTATTATCTGTTGTAACTGACCAAGATCCTGTGTATGTATTTGTATTTGCAGCTGTTAAAACTCCATTGGGTCCAAATGTAAAAATGTAATTGGAATAATTAGTAGTTTCATTAACACCTGAATCTTCATAAAATGTAATTCTCCAAGTACCTGAAGTTACCGCATTAATAACAGGTGTTGGGTTTGCTGAATTGTTAGTATCGTCATCGTCACTACACATTGAAGCAACGTTTAATACAAA
It encodes the following:
- the ffh gene encoding signal recognition particle protein; this encodes MFDNLSDKLDKAFHILKGHGKITDVNVADTLKEVRRALLDADVNFKIAKDFTTRVKEKAIGENVLTTLQPGQLMVKIVKDELTELMGGDAAGINLSGNPSVILMSGLQGSGKTTFSGKLANFLKTKKSKKPLLVACDIYRPAAINQLHVVGGQIGVEVYSEPENKNPVEIAQNAIKHAKANGFNVVIIDTAGRLAVDEEMMNEIANVHKAIQPQETLFVVDAMTGQDAVNTAKAFNDRLNFDGVILTKLDGDTRGGAAISIKSVVDKPIKFIGTGEKMEAIDVFYPSRMADRILGMGDVVSLVERAQEQYDEEEARKLQKKIAKNEFGFDDFLVQIQQIKKMGNMKDLVGMIPGAGKALKDVEIQDDAFKHIEAIIHSMTPAERSKPSIIDVKRKNRIAKGSGRKIEEVNQLMKQFDQMSKMMKMMQGGAGKNLMKAMGGMKGMR
- a CDS encoding peptidylprolyl isomerase; translated protein: MKISRILIFVFLIAPYFLIAQTKDVLFTIDDNPYYTDEFIRVYNKNLDLVKDDSQKDLDKYLELFLGYKLKVQKANKVGLQYGTNYQNELKSYRNQLSKNYVNDSKVTNELVKEAYDRLQQEIRASHILVLLDEGATPEDTLKAYNKIVDIKRRLDAGEDFVTVAKQTSEDPSVKDNNGDLGYFSAFRMVYPFENAAYKTNVGQVSKPFRTRFGYHIVKVVDKRINRGEVTVAHIMILKNTDEAQNAKAKSTIEDIYQKIQQGESFETLAQQFSEDKSSAPKGGVLQRFGSGQLSSEEFENVAFELKDKKQISKPFETQFGWHIVKLIDKHPVRTYDEMKTELEEKIRKDERSLLITNSLAKKLRSKYSILKDVKILVKIKAVVTDEFYAQTWDVNEKTKAIKGVVLTINKDKKLNANQFIDFIIGKQKSNIKTKPISRLVDELFEKFIDEQLIAYYNENLENEFPDFKNIMEEYRDGLLLFDLMEKEIWNRAKNDTIGLNEFFKNNISNYQWKKRYNVDILSSTDAKIIEKAQKYLKKGKSLDYIKEQLNKDGKVNIMSKSGLYEEDYDVLTQYQNVSKGVTSIVSKDKYYFVLNIIDEKPAGAKELSECRGKVISDYQQYLENHWVDELKKEFSIHINQEVFSKVKNQLKN
- a CDS encoding peptidylprolyl isomerase — its product is MKFIKNRIFITLLFLTSSLMIAQPKKVKVDGVVAVVGDYVVLDSDIDLDYITLKAQGVDVSQITRCELFGKQLEDKLYAHQAIQDSIVVTDAEVNSFLNEQLDAAVEQIGSIDKVVKYYNKKNVDELRSHFFDAVKMNKLTSQMRNKIVEGVTITPEEVRTFFNSIPKDEIPTFGAEMEVAQIVVKPVITEEEKKRVIDKLNEIKQDVLNGSSFFSKAVLFSEDPGSSSNGGFYKMNRKTAFVKEFKDVAFSLAEGEISDPFETEFGYHIIKIEKIKGQEVELRHILIAPKVSPQAMKDAKEKIEQIRSKIVNNEITFADAAKSSSDQKETRNNGGVLLNPRTMEPRFELTKMDPTLYAQVSSLKDNEISLPILDEERGVGKFYKIITVNNRIEEHQADFSRDYIKIKELALRDKQVKEIAKWTEEKINETYIKISDDYKDCDFVNNWLKK
- a CDS encoding YbjQ family protein, producing the protein MILTTTNSIDGFTIAEYRGIVSGTAVNVQKMKMTFNMQKYYAGVSESISEVKEQALEQLKVNAEKLNANAVVGIQVDIELTATNYVAISVTGTAVSIIKKMN
- a CDS encoding bifunctional 5,10-methylenetetrahydrofolate dehydrogenase/5,10-methenyltetrahydrofolate cyclohydrolase, with the protein product MQLLDGKKVSEDIKNEIAAEVAQMKAKGEKVPHLAAIIVGNDGASLTYVGSKVKSCERVGFESTLIKMPSTTSETELLKKIKELNENDDIDGFIVQLPLPKQIDTQKIIEAIDPSKDVDGFHPENFGKMALDMSTFIPATPFGILELLERYNVPTDGKHTVVIGRSHIVGRPMGILMGRKGFPGNSTVTVTHSHSKNINQITSQADIIISALGVPNFLKAEMVKDDVVVIDVGITRVEDETTEKGYRIVGDVDYENVSKKASFITPVPGGVGPMTIAMLLKNTLLAREQRRHK
- a CDS encoding peptide chain release factor 3; translation: MSFKEEIARRRTFGIISHPDAGKTTLTEKLLLFGGAIQEAGAVKSNKIKKGATSDFMEIERQRGISVATSVLAFNYKNKKINILDTPGHKDFAEDTFRTLTAVDSVIVVIDVAKGVEEQTEKLVEVCRMRNIPMIVFINKLDREGKDAFDLMDEVEKKLKLRVTPLSFPIGMGYDFQGIYNIWEKNINLFEGDSRKNIEETIAFNDINSPELEGIIGEKPATRLREELELIDEVYPPFDREEYLAGDLQPVFFGSALNNFGVRELLDCFIEIAPTPRAKESDTRLVQPDETKFSGFVFKIHANMDPKHRDRLAFVKIVSGTFEKNKPYLHVRHGKNMKFSSPNAFFAEKKEIVDISYPGDIVGLHDTGNFKIGDTLTEGEQMNFQGIPSFSPEHFRYINNADPLKSKQLEKGIDQLMDEGVAQLFTLEMNGRKVIGTVGALQYEVIQYRLEHEYGAKCTYENFPAFKACWVKPQDAKNEEFAEFKRVKQKFLGHDKYGQLVFLADSDFSIQMTQQKYPTVELFFTSDYQKR